One Salvia splendens isolate huo1 chromosome 1, SspV2, whole genome shotgun sequence genomic window, GGTTTTCTAGttagagggagagagaagatCATATTAAGGTTTTAATCAGATCAAGACTGTCTTTTTTTTGGTTTAGTTCAATGGATATTTCTCTCTTTGTAGTTTGTTTCTCAATAATCCAGCATTTAATTCCTCTCTTTCTGGTTCTTGTTTCTGTTTGTTTCTGTCACATTAATTAATGCTAACatgagagagatggagagagagaaTCTGGAGCTGAGGAGAAAACTCATAAATTTGCAGTCTGGCTTTAATGGCAAAAaaaatttcttgttttttgttCTTGTCTGATATGATCAATCATGAATCAATGTATCATACGTACACTGCCAATATATTAATCGTGAAAAAAAGAGAATTAGTTAACCCCACAAAATGGAGAAACAAACGAGAAAGTGGGGAAAACACACAGAGAAGAAAACAAAgggaaaaaaacagaaaaaagtgAGTGCATAGATACATAATGGATAAATGTAATAAGAAGAAAAGGGAGTGGTGTAATATTCTATGAAAGCGAAATGTGGTAAGAAACTACTAAAAATGTGGTTTGAGATGTAGCTATCAAGGCTGCTTCTATACTCCTTCTCATCAACAGGAAACCTTTTTCTTTTCCTACTTTAAGTATCTGAACCATCTCTTTAACACCTTCCTTTCAATCCCCATATCCCACCCCAAACAAAAATATCTTCTACTTATGTTAAAGAAAACCCTAATCACCATTCCACAAATAGCTAGGGCATTTGCAGAAAAAAAATTCTTGTGGCGGACGAGATTAGGGATTTTCTAAATTTCAAGTTCGAAATTTTAGATTTCGGCCGGATTGTTTTTATGCTATTTAATTTTGCCAACGGACGCTTTTGCACAAAATGCCATCGATTTTTTATGATTTCAAGAACACGAAATATTGGTGCCGAAAAAAGTCTAGATAAAATTTGTGACACCTTATAGAGTATAGTATTATtgaattaaatgaaataaattagtgAAGAGTTAACAACTAGTAGTTTCAAATCATACACTAGTTGGAGGAAAGTAAAaggaaaaaacaaaattaattaattacagtGAGCCAGCTAGCCATGAAATACAagaagataaagagagagaaagttgaCTGTTAGGTATATTGGGTAAATGTGTGTAGTGAGTgtatatttcttgaatgattcaAAACAACCTTTGCTAAAGATCCCAACTTTCGTTGTTCCTTTGTCCAAAAACAACATAAAGGCAAAGTTTCAATGGAAAGTTTGACCACCCATTTCTCTGCTACCTTTTGCTTTACTTCAAGTACTATTAATTACTAAATGCTGGGTTTTTAAATCCCAATTTCGAGaaagaacaagaagaagaaCTAGTGTGGGGAAAAAGTGTAGGAACGTTAGATTGGAAAAATCTTGGTCGTGGGATGATTtggttttatattaaaataaaataaatatataaaaataaatagaataaaaaaaccCTAACACCTAGTATCTCGGCACACCTAGATAAGTACTTCCATTTCTTGTCTTATTTTGTGGGTGTCTACGAAAATGCACGTGCTGTAGAGAGATGGATACAAGATAAGGTTGTAATGAGCTAATTAAAGTAGTGGTAAAGTATAcgaaattagaaattaaaaagATGTACTCACAATAAATTGTGGGAGATTGAGTTATGATTTGTAATTTACAAAAAGTGAATAGTGTAAGGGCTTTCAGGTGATGGTGATAAAGATGCTTTAAGAAGATGGTTTTGCACTTTGCATGTTGCTTAACAGCCTAGAGTTTTGAAAGTTGGGAAAGGGGAAGAAAAAGGGAGGCAATTTTGCAATTGGGAAATTTCCTTTTGTTTAGTCTTTCTAGTGaaacttttctttttgtttttccaCACCGCAGggtttaaactttaaaaattaaaagttactcCATTTAAATGTtggaattaaaataaacatgATTTTTGTAATAGAATTATCTAGATATGATGCTAATATCTAGATATTATAGAATTCTCTAGAATTAAGTAGGAGAATATCTAGGTATTTTAGTAGAAATATTTAGATAATTTTAGTAGAAATCTCTAGAAAGTAgtaaaatatctagatttttatggagaaaaatgtagatataaaatattaaagtagAGAATTCTAGAATAGGAAATGAAGGCCTATAAATATGGCATAGTTGTACCATTTTTCACAACTTGAGAaaatttgagaaataaagagCTCCCTAGTTTCTCCCCATCACATTACATCTGCTACACTATTTCTCATATATTCCATTCATTCTCTTTTCAAATATTTCATCCAAACTAAATTATTCCtccaatatatattttatatattccaattaaataGATATACCATTGTAGCTTGTGAATAGTAGTGCTAGTATTCAAGAAAAATACTCGCTTATATCAAAATTGAGTTCATCTAATAACAAAGCATAAAGTTTGGTAATGGTATTTGACAAGCACtttttgagattttttaatTGTAGGAGTGAGgcatatattttgtttaaataaaaGAGTATGTTATTATGTTGAGAAATAGTTTCAATCATTTTGATGGGGGTTCTTGATGTTAATTAGGTGATGATTAGCCATTCATgttattcatatttcattaaaaGATTATAAACATTATGATACCAATAAAGGAATACAACTTTATATATGAAACCATCATGAGTTTGAGATTCTATATATATGTCTGGCAATTTCAtcattaaataatagtagttgCATAGAGTTAAATAAATTGTCAAATTAATAGATAGCTAAGTGatgaaatattataataattcaattttttagaataatatTCTCATTCTTTAAAACCATAGTTATGTAAAAGCaaacatttatttaattttgttatgtttTTGCACGTTTGACCTAGTGAAAGAATgaacatttatttaattttgttatgtttTTGCACGTTTGacctagtgaaagaatgattcTTGGGTCGATTCGAATGGACTGTGACAAAATCTTACAAGTTTAATTATGAggaataaaatttcaattattcATTTGCATTTAATTCCTTCCATGAATTGACTGTGACAAAATTTTACAAGTTTAATTATGAGGAGTAAAATTTCAATTATTCATTTGCATTTAATTCCTTCATTCCAGAAGAGTGAATCAACATGTCCACTCTCAAACTAAATTCTTGTATGGGCTGTAGCCCACTCTAAACTGGGCTTTAAAGAGAAAAGGCCCAATCCGTTTACCCCTTTCTTCTTCAGCCGTCTTCCAAAACCCCAAATTTCAAAACTGTGTTAACAATGGAGCCTGAGATAATAATCGCCTCATCTCCGACCGACGCCGGCGTCAGCTGCTGGGACCTCCGCACCGGGGCGGAGCACCTCCGCTATAGGTCATGTGCCTCACCGCTGCACGGTCTCACCTCCGTTGCCGGCCGCTTCCTCGCTTCTTCTCAAGTCCGAGACGCCAAGTCTTCTACTTCTGGCTCCATTCTCTACTGGTCGTGGAACAAGGTATTTTTCGTTTTAGCTACAGATTATCTATAAATCAGACATTACTAGGAGTTAATTAGTTCCTATTATACGGAATTTATCGGATTATGCAGGTTTAGGGTTTCAATTGATGCAAAATTTTAGTGTTTTTGCTTTGGGCTATCGATTATTGTTAGGGTTGTGTTTTGAGAAGAGTGAGCGACGTCGTTTTTGCAGGCTCAGGTTGAAGTGAGGAGCTTCCCAGCAGAGCCTATTAGGCCGATTGCGTGTAACAGCCAAGGAACTTATATTGCCGGAGGAGGCATTTCTGGAGATATCTACTTTTGGGAGGTGGATTgtttgaaatagtatttttcTTAACTACTAGTGATTGCTCGAATGGGGTATAATGGATGAGTTTGTTGCGtaattctatatatatatttgtaggTTGCGACTGGAAAATTGCTTAAGAAGTGGCATGCGCATTACAGGGCTGTTACTTGCTTGGCTTTTAACGATGACCAATCCCTCTTGATTTCAGGGGCGGAGGATGGATGTGTTCGTGTTTGGTCGTTGTTCCTGTAGGTTTCTCTTGTGTATATAATTGTGGTGCACGATTTTGTTGAATCTCCCAACTTAGATGTTTCGACTTTGTTTTAGGATATTTGATGCAGTTAGGAGGGAAGAAACGAGGAATCTTTTCGAGTATAGTTTCCACGAGCATTCTTTGAGAGTCACCGATGTAAAAACTGGCTATGGTGGGTGTAACGCAATCATCGTGTCTGCTTCTGATGATCGTACTTGCAAGGTTCTTACCAAAATTTTGATGATATAGCACAAGATTATTACTTTGGTGTAAAAGATAATTTGGGGAGAGAAGATTCTTGTCTTTTGAAGAAGATATGAGCTAGCCATCTCTTCTCATTGAAATTTCACTTCTTTTCAACTCCTTCAAGTTAAAGAAATCATGTTATTTGATGTTGAAGTTTACGACGGTGTAATAAATTATGTTGATTTCCGATTGGTCTTCTCTTTCCTTAGGTGTGGAGCTTATCGAGAGGGAAATTGTTAAGAAATGTTCTCTTCCCTGCAGTAATAGATGCAATTTCCCTTGACCCCGGGGAGCATGTCTTCTATGCAGGTGGTAGAGATGGTAAGATACACATTGCTGCCCTAAACGCTCCAATGAGCCAAAACAGCAACAATGGACCGCATGTACTTGGTTCACTAGCTGAGCACAGGTTAGTCAACAcataaatatattcattattccTTTTGAAAGTCCTTTTACCAAAGATATGATTCTGGCTTAGCTCCAATTGTTCTTCAATGCTTTGATATGAAGTCATGGCGGTTTTTAGTATGTGGTTATTTTCCAGGCCATGAATTCGAGAATATAGATTTGTATGCTACTGTGAATCAGAATTAGTGTAACCATATTGTTCTGCTAATAGGGCAATTTCTTACTGATTTATTACCATTTCCTTTGGTGATGTTTATGTAAGGaatttttcttcattcatgATGAGTTTAACTTCTATGTTTCTGAAAAGATTATTATGCATAGCGAATTAGCAATAGCCTTTTGGATATTGTGCTAACGGTTTTATAGTGGTGTTCTgcttgattttgtttttgttgaccttgttatgattttaatttttgtatgtACATTTTTCATTTGTGAAACAGCAAAGCTGTAACCTGCTTGGCTTCTAGTGCTGATGGATTTCTATTAGTTTCTGGATCTGAGGATGGTATGATTAGGGTGTGGGATACAAGAACTCGAAACATCATCCGTGTCTTTAGGCATGCAAAAGGCATGTCGCTTTATCACTCAGTTATAATATAGCAAAATATCGTTGTTTCCTCTTTGTCATTTATGGGAACCGTATAGAAAGTACTACCAAGTTCTCATCTCCCGCATTTGCTTTCCCTCAGGTCCCGTTAATAACGTTATGGTCACCAGACAACCACAATTGCTTAATCCTCGAACATCTGCTCCAACTGCTTCATCAAGGAAGCAAGCATTAACATTACCACCTCCGCTCGAAAAATTTGCCAATTCACCTGATGAGAACACCCATGTTAAAGTACTCATTGGGGGTCAGGACCCTTCCAATGGAATCACAGACTCTTCCTATGTCAGCGTTCAAGCAATGGAGGCTCAAATTCGAGAACTACAGGTTCTTATTTTATACTCCGTTTTACTTCTTAATTTCTAACCCGATGTTTATATATAAGTTGGTAAGGGTAATGCCAGATTCTTCCTgcaattcttatttttttttgctcTTGCTGAAAAGGGATCTTAACATATAACCATGAAGCTTCTAATTTTCCGGTTGAACCCCTCTACAGCAAAAGGGATCGACTGCAGCTGCAGAAGTGGATGTGGAACGACTGAAAAATGACCAACTACGATCCGTGCAAATGATCCAACATTGGAAGACGATGTACGATGACCTGCATCAATTCTGTGTTGACGAACTTCTGGAAGACGTTCGTACTGAAAGACCTACTCATCACAATCTGTGAGACGACAATTCTGGTAAGCTGGAAGAGTTAGGATCATGCTACTATTTGCTTCTTTGGTCTTGATTAATTGGAGGATTATTTACACATCTTAGCACATTTACAAAAATGGTAATCCCTACAAGGTTTTGTAGTGTACTGTGAGAAATTGAATTTTGTTTCACTTAtgcaatattaatattatgatATTTACGCCAACCACCTTAATTTTAACTATTTACTGTCCACGTCTCATTATTACTCGACAAACACGAAAGAATAACAAGTCAGTTATGAGTTAATGTTGGGATTTTTGACAACATATTTCGACATTCAATTATCTATGATTTGAGACTTGatcattgattttttttacagTTTTCAAGTTTGATTTTTGGAACCTGCATATACATGTGAAGTGTCGGAATTGGAGGCGTAATTTCTACTCCAGTATCGACAATTTTGTATATGACTGTTTTTTAAGTAGAAATCCACATTAACAAGGAGAAGAAAACCAATTAATGGAAACTTACTTTAATCCTACTTctgtaaattatattatttggAATATATATGAGTTGGACACAACAATAAGATTGACATGTTTGAGAAATATTTGCACTTATATTATTTAGTTCAATGGGAATATATGCGGACATATTTGCGAGTACATTCAGTCTGTATCACAGTTCGACGGTCGTCACTTGTCAATGGATGGCGTACAAATAATAGAAGTGAACTCCAACCTCGAAAGACGGGGTCGGAGCTACTGCATTTTAAGATCAACGACAACATCAAAACAGAATTTATGGAGTTTTCCGACCCACAATGGGTGGATCCACCTCTGACATAAGACCAACCCACCTGAATTCGCAATCAATATAAATTAATGTGATTAAAACACCTACTATATAATTTTTGTTTGACGTACTTTCACATCACCAACTAGCCACTTTGAACATAGTATAAGAAATTATTTTATGAAGGGCAAGTAGAAGATCAAGTTGCCAAGCACCAAGATTCCGACGTTACATGCTACAACAAACCAACGGTCCTCTTACCTTCATAATTTCCTTCACGTTCTTTttgagatatatatatatatatatcgatatatttcaattaaattaaacttTATAGCTTACATGTAGGAGTATGTTACAATGATGATTGTATTTGTATTGTAagttgaaaataaattaaaatacgagATCAAATATAGGAAAAAGAATAATGAATGTGACATGACATGTGTAAATGTCTAAACAAGGGTAACAAAGAGTAAAACATTGGCAGTTGAAagtatttaaatgtttttttcttctttctgaATTTTTAGTTAGGGGAGTTATTATTTGAAGCATTCACATGAAATGAAAAGAGTTGCTGCAGCCATCATAATCTAATCCACCTCGAATAGTGTGCCACCTCGAACAATATTATAATTCAACCTATACACACACCTTATTTTTCAATTCTTTGGGAGGAAAGCGACCCTTCACAATTTCTGGTCCAGTTGTTTGCAACTGGATTATAGTagtatactattattttaataattaaaaaaaatactataaatatcTAAAAAAGTTCAAACTATATATTCTCACGTATTTGTCACCTTGCAAATTGTACATATTCAAAGAATGTATTTATGAATTCACCGGTGCATTTGCAATTCACAAAGTCGGCATGATAACTCAATTacgtacattaaaaaaatatactctctccgtatTAATGCGTCCACATCAAATGTAACACTGGAACAACGTCGTTTCACATGTTAATGGCTATATGGGATCTCCGGTTATCAACTGTTTATCTCGATATCAAAATtcacttttaaattaaataattgaagcATCGCATATATGACTCGTTAGACTTtgcataatattttaataatactcTAAAAATTATGGTTGTCGCCAATCTCACGGTGCGGGGATTCCACCGCAATTCTTCGAGGTTAGAGTTTAGTTTCGTTTTTCATCCGTCATCTATTGCTAATGACGACTATTGTACCATCTTCTGTCTTCTAACACAGACAATTATTTTTTCGAATATGTTTGACTCcacaaattattattattattatttttttggctTTGTCAATTAATACTATTAGTAACTAAAGAAACAAGAGATGGAGATGGGCAACCGGCCCCAACCGGGTGGTGAGGGGATCATTTACACAATCCTCTGACTTGTAACATGTGCAATGGGGTATTTAGATTTctttaaataaagtaaattcTAAGCCAAAGTTTCCACTCAAATCACTATATACCAGTTGGTAGATTAGATCTCTGCCATTTTCCACTGTGCCCCAATTTCTCTTATTTCACCTTCAATTGcatattttcttaattatcaATATATCATatgatcatatatatatacacatacaaTGACATTACATATTACGAATTCCcataaatttacaaaattaccaaGAAAAGGACCAATTTTACTCCTTTCGCCCAATTAATAAGGGGAGTATTCATTTATTCTTTAGGTTTTGAcccaaattttttttgcaaGGGACATTTAAATATCGCTAGCGCCTACTGTTGAAACTGCATAACTCTATCTCTCCACAACATGGCTTTCTTATAgataaataaagagaaaattttaaaaattatagacTCGAATCTGAAACATTTGACCTGtatattaatcaaattatcaCTAGACCAACACAGGTAAATCTGTTATCTGCGTTGTTGATGtgcttatatatatatttctctcttcaatccTCAATTAGTTTCTCCCCATCATAACAtcactacttttttttcttcatcaAACCACACTCCTTTTTTTCCATTTCCCCATCCCATCCCTCTCCTTTCCTCTATTCCTTCAATAATCCCCCCTTTCCACAAGCCCATTTTCGTCATTTCAACAAAGAAACCATCGGCGGCGACCGCCACCATGGACATGAAATCCGACCAAATGGAAATGATGCTTATGCAAATGGACAAGCTCCCCGACTTCGCCTCCGCCTTCGACGACGACGACAGCGACACCACCACCACCCACAACAACAGCAGCTACGCCTTCGAAAACTTCGACGCCCGGTCCCCGGCGGCGTACCAAGATCCGGCGGCGTCGATGGCGGCAATGAGGGAGATGATATTCCGGATAGCGGCGATGCAGCCGGTCCACATCGACCCGGAGGCGGTGAAGCGGCCGAAGCGGAAGAACGTGAGGATATCGACAGACCCGCAGAGCGTGGCGGCGCGCCACCGCCGCGAGAGGATCAGCGAGCGGATCAGGATCCTGCAGCGGCTGGTCCCCGGCGGGACCAAGATGGACACGGCGTCGATGCTCGACGAGGCCATCCACTACGTCAAGTTCTTGAAGAGCCAGGTGCAGTCGCTCGAGCGGGTCGctgcggcccggcccgaggtCGGATTCCCCGTGCCGATGTCGAGCGGGACCTATtttccggcggcggcggcggcgaaggGTTACCATAATGTTGAATATTGATATTGGATGATAAATTTGATTAAGCTAAGGGTTAATTGGTTAGTTATATTTGGAGTTTGTTTTGTGTAAAGGTAAGTCTAATTGTGATTGCCAAATTATGTCATGCATGCTTCTTTCTCAATATAATAATGATCAAATCTTTATTACACACACTTTTTAACATGCTAAACCTAATAGCATATCATCACATATTCACATATATAATAATAGCACGattttttctcaaattctgGTCAGTTTtatgtgaaattttaaaaaaaaatcagttgTCCCAATATCCGTGTGCAAAACAATATCTTTTGATAATATTCAAACGGGTTATTTTTGTAAATATAGGATTTTTCCCCTTTctgttccttttttttttattattattataacgGAATACTATGGATAAGATAATTGAGAATAATTGTAACTTTATGATTTAGTATTCCTTCTTCAAATCTAATGAAATTGGTTGGAGTTAATTTGATCAAACTTCGTTATTTAGACGGATATTATATCTGTAATATATTATGTTGCAAGATTGTTTTGCATGTTAATATCTGTCAGACGATATGTTCATGTCTAAATACGAACACTGACACATTGATAAACTTATGAATATAATGTGGGACATGATGGAGTTTGATTTGAAAATAGGGATCATATATACCGTGTACAAATCTCGACATGTAAGATTGTCTCACACAATTAGTACTAGAATTATTCTAAAGTTATTCTAAGTAATCAAGAGTGCAACTGAGGACATAAAAATAAGATGGTAAATCAAAACATTCTAAAGtaacaaattaaaatcacaTATAGCTATACACATTTCATGTAACTTTAGAATCTAGTCAATTTGTAGAAACTTAGcgagagaaaataaataaagggtATGGAATAATGGATTAAAATAGGGACCAATTTGGTAGGGGAATTTGGATGGCATAAAATGCCATGTAGCAAAAATGATGCTCCATAAATAATAAACTAGTAGGTCCATTTGAAAATATAAGTGTACCAATTCTGAGGGGCAAAGGGTCAGCCTCTTGGGGGCAGAAAACATCATTTCATGAGGCACTATACAATTATTAAAGATTTGAGGATTTTTGGAAAATAGGACCCTCCAATATTAATTACTTTGCTCCCTCGTGAATCgtaaattttggaatttttgtGTTGCAGATTGATGTATTTTTCTAATCGAAGAAGTcgttcttttttattttttgtattagtGATCTGTTACACAATAATTCGATGGGATTTCAATTAATTTACTTGAATTTCAGATGTTATCATTGAAATTGGGACACCATAATTAAGAGAGAAGGTCAAAGGTGATACTCCctacttattttcatttttattcattcttaataatttg contains:
- the LOC121801318 gene encoding protein ROOT INITIATION DEFECTIVE 3-like translates to MEPEIIIASSPTDAGVSCWDLRTGAEHLRYRSCASPLHGLTSVAGRFLASSQVRDAKSSTSGSILYWSWNKAQVEVRSFPAEPIRPIACNSQGTYIAGGGISGDIYFWEVATGKLLKKWHAHYRAVTCLAFNDDQSLLISGAEDGCVRVWSLFLIFDAVRREETRNLFEYSFHEHSLRVTDVKTGYGGCNAIIVSASDDRTCKVWSLSRGKLLRNVLFPAVIDAISLDPGEHVFYAGGRDGKIHIAALNAPMSQNSNNGPHVLGSLAEHSKAVTCLASSADGFLLVSGSEDGMIRVWDTRTRNIIRVFRHAKGPVNNVMVTRQPQLLNPRTSAPTASSRKQALTLPPPLEKFANSPDENTHVKVLIGGQDPSNGITDSSYVSVQAMEAQIRELQQKGSTAAAEVDVERLKNDQLRSVQMIQHWKTMYDDLHQFCVDELLEDVRTERPTHHNL
- the LOC121804111 gene encoding transcription factor HEC1-like, whose translation is MDMKSDQMEMMLMQMDKLPDFASAFDDDDSDTTTTHNNSSYAFENFDARSPAAYQDPAASMAAMREMIFRIAAMQPVHIDPEAVKRPKRKNVRISTDPQSVAARHRRERISERIRILQRLVPGGTKMDTASMLDEAIHYVKFLKSQVQSLERVAAARPEVGFPVPMSSGTYFPAAAAAKGYHNVEY